The proteins below are encoded in one region of Nitrospirae bacterium YQR-1:
- a CDS encoding FAD-binding protein: MKSLGKLLLEGTFTTEKEDLICYGYDASGLDNCPTTVVWPINTLDVIKTVKFARENGLKIIPRGAGSGMTGGSVPGKDSLVISFEKMNRILEVDTGNLSVIVEPGVINGHLQGELEDTGFFYPPDPASLNICTIGGNVAENAGGPRALKYGVTRDYVMQLEAVLPDGRLISTGVQTSKGVVGYDLTRLLVGSEGTLAVVTKIRLRILPAPETVVTILCAFDSIESAGKTVSKVIASGVLPRTMEIMDRMTLMAVNRYKNVGFPENVDAMLLIELDGNRRAIVQEAEKVSNICSSFEGKIKIAEDNTSREMLWEARRAVSPALYKISPTKINEDIVVPISRVADILVTIQKFSEKSGIPIACFGHAGDGNIHVNVMTDRSNKESVLKSEKIVREIFKATLDMGGTISGEHGIGLTKAKYIDMELDSVNLEVMKGIKKLFDPGNILNPGKVFPS; this comes from the coding sequence ATGAAAAGTCTCGGCAAATTGCTTTTAGAGGGGACATTTACCACAGAGAAGGAGGACCTGATCTGTTATGGGTATGATGCCTCAGGGTTGGATAACTGTCCGACAACGGTAGTGTGGCCGATAAATACACTGGATGTCATCAAGACCGTTAAATTTGCCCGTGAAAACGGTTTAAAAATAATTCCCCGCGGAGCAGGCAGCGGTATGACCGGAGGCTCAGTGCCGGGCAAGGATTCGCTTGTTATAAGCTTTGAGAAAATGAACCGGATACTGGAAGTGGATACCGGTAATTTATCTGTGATAGTGGAGCCGGGGGTGATAAACGGGCATCTTCAGGGAGAGCTTGAGGATACCGGGTTTTTTTATCCGCCCGATCCGGCCAGCCTAAACATCTGTACGATAGGCGGTAATGTGGCCGAAAATGCAGGGGGGCCGCGCGCTTTGAAGTATGGTGTGACAAGAGATTACGTTATGCAACTGGAGGCGGTGCTGCCGGATGGAAGGTTAATAAGCACAGGGGTGCAAACCTCAAAGGGAGTGGTCGGATATGACCTTACGCGGCTGCTTGTCGGCTCTGAGGGTACTCTTGCCGTAGTAACTAAAATACGGCTTAGGATTTTGCCTGCCCCTGAGACCGTTGTCACCATACTGTGCGCATTTGACAGTATAGAGTCGGCAGGTAAAACCGTCTCAAAAGTAATAGCCTCCGGGGTTTTGCCCAGAACTATGGAGATAATGGACAGAATGACCCTTATGGCCGTAAACAGATATAAAAATGTCGGGTTTCCTGAAAATGTGGACGCCATGCTTCTTATCGAGCTGGATGGAAACCGTAGGGCGATAGTGCAGGAGGCTGAGAAGGTGTCAAACATTTGCAGCTCCTTTGAGGGTAAAATAAAAATAGCCGAGGACAACACATCACGGGAGATGCTCTGGGAGGCCAGAAGGGCGGTATCTCCTGCTCTTTATAAAATAAGCCCTACAAAGATTAACGAGGACATTGTGGTGCCTATAAGCAGGGTGGCGGATATTCTTGTCACCATACAGAAGTTTTCCGAGAAATCAGGAATTCCCATCGCCTGTTTTGGCCATGCCGGAGACGGCAATATTCACGTTAACGTGATGACTGACAGAAGTAATAAGGAAAGTGTGTTGAAGTCTGAAAAAATAGTCAGAGAGATATTTAAGGCCACGCTTGATATGGGGGGAACCATATCCGGCGAGCACGGTATCGGCCTTACAAAGGCTAAGTACATAGACATGGAGCTTGACAGCGTTAATCTTGAAGTAATGAAGGGGATTAAGAAACTATTTGACCCCGGGAATATTTTAAATCCCGGAAAGGTATTTCCTTCCTAA
- a CDS encoding divalent-cation tolerance protein CutA yields the protein MEHYVVLITTPDEVTAKSISEAIVKDNLAKCVNIIKEVKSVFHWEGKIENENESLMIIKTKKENFKSLMEKVKTLHPYTVPEIIALPIIEGSEDYLNWLQS from the coding sequence ATGGAGCACTATGTTGTGCTAATAACGACGCCGGATGAGGTTACGGCAAAGAGCATATCTGAGGCCATTGTCAAAGATAACCTTGCAAAGTGTGTAAATATTATAAAAGAGGTTAAATCCGTTTTTCACTGGGAAGGGAAAATTGAAAATGAGAATGAATCCCTGATGATTATAAAAACCAAAAAGGAAAATTTCAAGTCCCTCATGGAAAAGGTAAAGACGCTGCATCCTTATACAGTACCGGAAATCATTGCCCTGCCCATAATTGAGGGCTCGGAGGACTACCTTAATTGGCTGCAATCCTGA
- a CDS encoding HAMP domain-containing histidine kinase — protein MALMSQILDYVESKRNAYRQYDFSQEQADALKTFYDLAQEFNEIEDLYYLCVAVPRVFLNLDAMLYLYDTRTLELTLVAKTDEPEKGLYKPPPDGISPAEGTYKTAGSLVITIKGKIILSEQLPNTHKNNILGILVVSPNTNLTDADEFFLEKYANRIGFNIHNRMLLNKNIEHLKFIRNLVADIEHNIIVPNMIFKLFLRRMKGKITKNLEIEKFLTKYSRDVECDEVCIEHLLAELTEVNQGLIDEFQNIDKHYQNTSLFLETLFRKSHFDKGHLTLRTKPCNMHKDVILHQVDRFTDRFKEMNITVEDCCSKEADEIITVVDLGLIAQVFANLFSNALKYTDYAIDENGKKYKLVRYCREIQKDYFGAGKDGVKYSVFTTGENIKSEERDKIFEEGYRGSNIGSRPGTGHGLTFIKNAVEIHGGVFGYDPMPKGNSFYFVLPL, from the coding sequence ATGGCTTTAATGAGCCAAATACTGGATTACGTAGAAAGTAAGCGCAATGCCTACAGACAGTACGATTTTTCGCAGGAGCAGGCCGACGCCCTTAAGACATTTTACGACCTTGCACAGGAGTTCAATGAAATAGAGGATCTCTATTATTTGTGTGTGGCTGTACCGAGGGTGTTTTTAAATCTGGATGCTATGCTGTACCTCTACGATACACGCACGCTTGAACTTACTTTGGTGGCAAAGACGGATGAACCTGAAAAAGGGCTGTACAAACCGCCCCCTGACGGCATTAGCCCTGCCGAGGGCACTTATAAAACGGCAGGCAGCCTCGTCATAACAATTAAAGGAAAAATCATTCTGAGTGAGCAGTTGCCAAACACTCATAAGAACAACATTCTGGGCATATTAGTGGTATCTCCCAACACTAACCTCACAGACGCTGACGAGTTCTTTTTGGAAAAGTATGCAAACCGGATAGGCTTTAACATTCATAACCGCATGTTGCTTAATAAAAACATAGAGCACCTAAAGTTTATCCGCAATCTGGTTGCCGATATCGAGCACAATATCATAGTACCCAACATGATTTTTAAGTTATTCTTGCGCCGGATGAAAGGTAAAATTACAAAAAACCTGGAGATTGAAAAGTTTCTCACTAAGTACTCCCGTGATGTGGAGTGCGATGAGGTATGCATAGAGCATCTTTTAGCTGAACTGACAGAGGTAAACCAGGGCCTTATCGATGAATTTCAAAACATAGACAAACACTACCAAAACACATCGCTGTTTCTCGAAACCCTCTTTAGAAAGAGCCATTTTGACAAAGGACATCTGACTCTCAGAACAAAACCATGTAATATGCACAAGGATGTAATCCTTCATCAGGTTGACCGTTTTACTGACCGTTTTAAGGAGATGAATATAACCGTAGAGGACTGTTGCAGTAAGGAGGCTGATGAGATTATAACTGTAGTTGACCTTGGCCTTATTGCACAGGTTTTTGCCAATCTTTTTTCCAATGCTTTAAAATACACAGACTATGCCATCGATGAAAATGGCAAAAAATATAAACTGGTACGCTACTGCAGGGAGATACAGAAAGACTATTTTGGAGCAGGGAAAGACGGCGTGAAGTACAGTGTGTTTACAACCGGTGAAAACATAAAATCTGAGGAGCGGGACAAAATTTTTGAGGAAGGGTACAGGGGGTCAAACATAGGGTCACGCCCCGGGACAGGCCATGGACTTACGTTTATTAAAAATGCAGTGGAAATTCATGGCGGAGTCTTTGGTTATGACCCGATGCCTAAAGGAAACAGTTTTTATTTCGTTCTACCCCTATGA
- a CDS encoding aconitate hydratase → MAANNIVQKIFQSHKVYGELTTTTPIGLRVDEVYTQDATGTMAWLQFEAMGIDKVKVPVAVSYIDHNMIQSNYMNPDDHAFLQSAAARFGAYFSRPGNGICHQVNLERFSLPGAIALGTDSHTPTNGGAGMIAIGVGGLDAATVMAGSPFELTMPKVVLVKLTGKLNRPYVTAMDVILTLLKMLTVKGGVGCIFEYGGDGVNDLNVTERATITNMGAELGATTSIFPSDGKTRDFFKAQGRLSDWTELKADENALYDGTIELDLSSLEPMIAMPHSPDNVVAVKDVAGIKVNQVCIGGCTNSSYQSMKAVSYVLRGKNIAENVNLLINPGSKQVYEMIAVDGSLREMIAVGVRTLESSCGPCIGMGGAPGSGHVSLRTFNRNFEGRSGTKDALVYLASPVTCAVAALCGEITDPRDIKDLNIPEIEEPSQYIVNSNMLVFPKDDGNVEIVKGPNIKEVPVKEPLNDEISATVLIKCGNNVTTDDIMPAGSKVLPFRSNIPAISDFVFSNIDDGFSKRALEAKKSGGGIIVGGENYGQGSSREHAALAPMFLGIQAVIALSFARIHRSNLINFGILPLVFADPADVEKINQGDRLKFTGLKTSVTGAQSYIVTNETGAFSFTCTSSLNQRESELILAGGLLPYTKNTSMKQ, encoded by the coding sequence TTGGCGGCAAATAATATAGTACAAAAGATATTTCAATCACATAAAGTCTATGGAGAGTTGACTACCACAACCCCGATAGGATTAAGAGTGGATGAGGTTTACACACAAGATGCAACGGGTACGATGGCATGGCTTCAGTTTGAAGCAATGGGAATTGATAAAGTAAAGGTGCCTGTGGCTGTATCGTATATTGACCATAACATGATACAGTCAAATTATATGAATCCCGATGACCATGCTTTTTTGCAAAGTGCGGCGGCACGGTTTGGCGCATATTTTTCACGTCCCGGCAACGGTATCTGTCATCAGGTTAATCTCGAGAGGTTTTCACTTCCCGGGGCAATAGCACTGGGTACGGACAGCCACACTCCCACAAACGGCGGCGCCGGCATGATAGCCATTGGAGTGGGAGGCCTTGATGCCGCCACAGTGATGGCAGGCTCCCCATTTGAATTAACTATGCCAAAGGTTGTGCTCGTTAAACTTACAGGAAAACTCAACAGACCATATGTTACCGCCATGGATGTCATCCTGACACTCTTAAAAATGCTTACTGTAAAGGGCGGGGTCGGCTGTATTTTTGAGTATGGCGGTGACGGCGTTAATGATTTGAATGTGACGGAGAGAGCTACAATTACCAATATGGGAGCGGAGCTTGGAGCTACCACCTCGATTTTTCCTAGTGACGGAAAAACCAGAGATTTCTTCAAAGCACAGGGCAGACTCTCTGACTGGACAGAGCTGAAGGCTGATGAAAACGCCCTCTATGACGGCACAATTGAGCTTGACCTGTCGTCTTTAGAGCCTATGATAGCTATGCCGCACAGCCCTGATAATGTTGTTGCGGTCAAAGATGTTGCAGGGATAAAAGTCAATCAGGTTTGTATCGGGGGCTGCACAAACTCATCCTACCAATCTATGAAGGCGGTGTCGTATGTTTTACGAGGGAAAAACATTGCTGAAAATGTAAATCTGTTGATTAATCCCGGCTCCAAGCAGGTATATGAAATGATAGCAGTGGATGGAAGCCTTAGAGAGATGATAGCCGTAGGGGTAAGGACGCTTGAGTCTTCATGTGGGCCGTGTATTGGTATGGGGGGTGCACCCGGCAGCGGGCATGTTTCATTAAGAACGTTTAACAGAAATTTCGAGGGCCGCTCCGGTACAAAAGACGCTCTTGTATATCTGGCAAGCCCGGTGACCTGTGCTGTTGCAGCCCTGTGCGGTGAAATCACCGACCCACGGGATATTAAGGATTTAAATATTCCTGAAATTGAAGAGCCCTCTCAGTACATAGTCAACAGCAATATGCTGGTTTTTCCCAAAGACGACGGCAATGTGGAGATAGTCAAAGGGCCGAACATTAAAGAGGTGCCGGTTAAGGAGCCTCTCAATGACGAGATTTCGGCTACCGTACTCATAAAATGCGGCAACAATGTCACAACGGATGACATTATGCCGGCGGGCTCCAAAGTGCTGCCCTTTAGGTCAAACATTCCGGCAATATCTGATTTTGTATTTAGCAACATAGATGACGGTTTTTCTAAAAGAGCACTGGAGGCTAAAAAAAGCGGAGGCGGCATTATTGTCGGCGGTGAAAACTACGGACAGGGCTCCTCACGTGAACATGCGGCACTGGCTCCGATGTTTCTAGGCATACAGGCGGTTATTGCGCTTTCTTTTGCCAGAATCCACCGGTCAAACTTAATCAATTTTGGAATTTTACCGCTTGTGTTTGCTGACCCTGCCGATGTTGAAAAAATTAATCAGGGCGACAGACTTAAATTTACCGGTCTTAAAACATCCGTAACCGGTGCCCAGTCTTACATTGTTACAAATGAAACCGGAGCTTTTTCATTTACCTGCACATCCAGCCTCAATCAAAGGGAAAGTGAATTAATCTTAGCCGGCGGCCTTTTGCCATATACCAAAAATACAAGTATGAAGCAGTAA
- a CDS encoding peptidoglycan DD-metalloendopeptidase family protein: MKKMNIYVFISTIVILLLNASGYCAFYNSAESEQSYRLPYQPSLGSVKLTQGNNSSPSHNGESKYAFDFNVNDGQTVVASRSGTVAHIKMDSNTSGCDIKYQNDANYIVIDHGDGTEAVYWHLKQQSSKLNKGDYVLQGEDIAQVGLTGYTCGDHLHFQVQNNCSGNSDPYCQSIQISFDDVTNGIPTEGQSYTSGNYLPYFHGSGYVIEPAIQSSSTEGYGWSKAQLFSENNKKGVIGFNWVYNSNLCDHIDLSAYDSNNNEVNLNLYILAGELHTRDNDTDIFYKATTPVSIGHPRNYENFIGLMTAEVPNKNYTIYAECSSSISDNKYKMTRNANYPGFKFSTGYTFADLGTVFFNAVHLFHFSTIVTPFTDRNSQVFINFHKNLFCKDILIFDLNLTTKAKIAWKSNSSSTFSNETEYTLPKLLGLYSEAASDYIISIKTDTTEHNIYGLCVNLDVLL, translated from the coding sequence ATGAAAAAAATGAACATTTATGTATTTATTAGTACGATTGTAATTTTATTATTAAATGCATCCGGCTATTGTGCATTTTATAATTCAGCCGAAAGTGAACAAAGCTATAGATTACCATATCAACCTAGCCTTGGTTCTGTTAAGCTCACACAGGGAAATAATAGCTCACCAAGTCATAATGGAGAATCAAAATATGCATTTGATTTTAATGTTAATGATGGCCAAACAGTTGTAGCTTCACGAAGTGGGACAGTCGCTCATATAAAAATGGATTCTAACACTTCTGGATGCGATATTAAGTATCAAAACGACGCTAATTATATTGTTATAGATCATGGAGACGGAACTGAAGCTGTATATTGGCACTTGAAACAACAATCGTCAAAATTAAATAAGGGAGATTACGTATTACAGGGAGAGGACATTGCCCAGGTGGGATTGACTGGTTATACATGTGGTGATCATCTTCATTTTCAAGTACAAAATAATTGTTCCGGTAACTCTGATCCTTATTGTCAATCTATTCAAATTTCATTTGATGATGTAACAAATGGTATTCCAACAGAAGGTCAATCATATACCTCTGGAAACTACTTACCTTACTTTCATGGCAGTGGTTATGTTATAGAACCTGCCATACAATCATCCTCAACAGAAGGATACGGTTGGTCAAAAGCACAATTATTCAGCGAAAACAATAAAAAGGGAGTAATTGGTTTCAACTGGGTCTATAACTCAAATCTTTGTGATCATATAGATTTGTCTGCATACGATAGTAATAACAATGAAGTTAACCTAAACCTTTATATTTTAGCAGGAGAATTACACACAAGAGACAATGATACTGATATTTTTTATAAAGCAACAACACCTGTAAGTATCGGGCACCCCAGAAATTATGAGAACTTTATAGGATTAATGACTGCTGAAGTTCCGAATAAGAATTATACAATATACGCTGAATGTTCCAGCTCCATTAGTGATAATAAATATAAAATGACCAGAAATGCAAACTATCCAGGATTTAAATTTAGTACAGGCTACACTTTTGCAGATTTAGGTACAGTTTTTTTCAACGCAGTTCATCTGTTTCACTTTTCTACTATTGTCACACCTTTTACCGACAGGAATTCTCAGGTATTCATCAATTTTCATAAAAATTTGTTTTGTAAGGATATTTTAATTTTTGATTTAAACCTTACGACAAAAGCTAAAATTGCATGGAAATCAAATAGTAGCTCTACCTTTTCAAACGAAACCGAATATACGCTTCCAAAGCTATTAGGTTTATACTCTGAGGCAGCTTCTGATTATATAATATCTATTAAAACTGACACTACAGAGCATAATATATACGGTTTATGCGTTAATCTTGACGTGCTACTATAA
- a CDS encoding helix-turn-helix domain-containing protein → MENINIGSRIKRIRKAKKLTQRIFAQELETSAGYISEIESGKKLPGSELMVSLMRRFNININWLLSGLGEMFNERHIRYKIHNAVAHEDLSKTGLKIWLDEFWDTAADDERTWLLVQFKKCFPDYANWIELNRDLLSELVLRETGCCIRQSQGEYAKPTFSVNQRQEDYGNDGSE, encoded by the coding sequence ATGGAGAATATAAATATAGGATCCCGGATAAAAAGAATCCGGAAGGCTAAAAAGCTAACGCAGCGTATATTTGCGCAGGAGCTGGAGACATCTGCGGGGTATATAAGTGAGATAGAGTCGGGGAAAAAGTTACCTGGTTCAGAGCTCATGGTATCTCTGATGCGGCGTTTTAACATAAACATAAACTGGTTATTAAGCGGCCTGGGGGAGATGTTTAATGAAAGGCATATTCGTTACAAGATTCACAATGCCGTGGCGCATGAGGATTTATCAAAGACAGGGTTAAAGATTTGGCTTGATGAGTTTTGGGATACCGCTGCAGATGATGAAAGAACATGGTTGCTGGTACAATTTAAAAAGTGTTTCCCTGATTATGCAAACTGGATTGAATTAAACAGGGACTTATTGAGTGAACTGGTACTACGTGAGACGGGCTGCTGCATCAGACAAAGCCAGGGAGAGTATGCAAAGCCGACATTTTCTGTAAACCAGCGGCAGGAGGATTATGGTAATGACGGTTCGGAGTAA